One Homo sapiens chromosome 3, GRCh38.p14 Primary Assembly genomic window carries:
- the ZBED2 gene encoding zinc finger BED domain-containing protein 2: MMRREDEEEEGTMMKAKGDLEMKEEEEISETGELVGPFVSAMPTPMPHNKGTRFSEAWEYFHLAPARAGHHPNQYATCRLCGRQVSRGPGVNVGTTALWKHLKSMHREELEKSGHGQAGQRQDPRPHGPQLPTGIEGNWGRLLEQVGTMALWASQREKEVLRRERAVEWRERAVEKRERALEEVERAILEMKWKVRAEKEACQREKELPAAVHPFHFV; the protein is encoded by the coding sequence ATGATGAGGCGGGAAGAcgaggaagaggagggaacaaTGATGAAGGCAAAAGGGGACTTAGagatgaaggaggaggaagagattagtgagacaggagaactggTTGGCCCTTTTGTGAGTGCTATGCCCACTCCAATGCCCCACAACAAGGGCACCCGGTTCTCTGAGGCATGGGAATATTTCCACCTAGCTCCTGCTCGTGCTGGGCACCATCCCAACCAGTATGCCACCTGCCGCCTGTGTGGCAGGCAGGTGAGCCGTGGCCCTGGGGTCAACGtgggcaccactgcactgtggaaGCATCTGAAAAGCATGCACAGAGAGGAGCTGGAGAAGAGTGGCCATGGTCAGGCTGGGCAGCGCCAGGATCCAAGGCCCCACGGGCCCCAGCTCCCCACAGGCATTGAGGGTAACTGGGGTAGGCTCCTGGAGCAGGTGGGCACCATGGCTTTGTGGGCCAGCCAAAGGGAAAAGGAGGTGCTTAGGAGGGAAAGGGCAGTGGAATGGCGGGAGAGGGCTGTGGAAAAAAGGGAGCGAGCCCTGGAGGAGGTGGAAAGGGCCATCCTGGAGATGAAGTGGAAGGTGAGGGCTGAGAAGGAGGCATGCCAGCGGGAGAAAGAGCTGCCTGCAGCAGTACATCCCTTCCATTTTGTTTAA